The following are encoded together in the uncultured Sphaerochaeta sp. genome:
- a CDS encoding V-type ATP synthase subunit A translates to MKERIIGRVKRVNGPILIVKDITNAMMMEMVRIGEQQLVGEVVKLYDGLATVQVYEDATGICPGDNVYGSGMSLSVELGPGLIGTIYDGIQRPLEKLMEASGAFISRGLSYDAVDHGKQWEFTPIVEAGTSIHAGMVIATVEETSRIQHRIIIPPQYPEATLSEIAPSGSYTVDEVIATLVLPDGKQQKLTMVQKWPIRLPRPVASRLALKQPLVTGLRVIDTLFPLAKGGTVAIPGGFGTGKTMTQHSIAQWCDADIIVYIGCGERGNEMTDVLREFPLLVDPRTGQSLMERTILIANTSNMPVSAREASIYTGITMAEYYRDQGYHVAIMADSTSRWAEALRELSGRMEEMPAEEGFPAYLPTRIAQFYERAGYMRNLSGSDGSVSIIGAVSPPGGDFSEPVTQHTKRFVRCFWGLDRQLASSRHYPAISWLDSYSEYLGDVKQWWNDHSDGAWHENRLRIMDLLQKEVRLQQIVKLVGPDALPDTQNFILEVCSLFKTAFLQQNAFDEVDRYCSVEKQVKMLSVILAYYEKGLEAINKGVPMVKVRRLRAVQEMARMRLTVKGDELEIIDKIQLRLERSIDQMGGIYEN, encoded by the coding sequence ATGAAAGAAAGAATAATCGGACGTGTCAAACGAGTTAATGGACCGATTCTCATCGTCAAGGACATCACAAATGCCATGATGATGGAGATGGTCCGTATCGGTGAACAGCAACTGGTCGGGGAGGTGGTCAAGCTCTATGATGGATTGGCTACTGTCCAGGTGTATGAGGATGCAACTGGCATCTGCCCAGGTGACAACGTCTATGGAAGTGGTATGAGCCTAAGCGTCGAGCTGGGCCCTGGGCTTATCGGTACCATCTATGATGGTATTCAGCGACCCTTGGAAAAGCTCATGGAGGCCAGTGGTGCCTTCATTTCACGTGGTCTTTCCTATGATGCAGTAGACCATGGAAAGCAGTGGGAGTTTACCCCTATTGTTGAAGCTGGGACGAGTATCCATGCAGGTATGGTCATCGCTACAGTGGAGGAGACAAGTAGGATCCAGCACAGGATCATCATACCTCCCCAGTACCCGGAAGCAACACTCAGTGAAATTGCTCCCTCAGGTTCCTATACGGTAGATGAAGTCATAGCGACCCTCGTTTTGCCAGATGGAAAGCAACAGAAACTTACCATGGTACAGAAGTGGCCGATCAGATTGCCCCGGCCGGTAGCCAGTCGTCTTGCATTGAAACAACCTTTGGTGACAGGGCTCAGGGTCATCGATACCTTATTCCCTCTCGCAAAAGGCGGGACGGTAGCAATCCCTGGTGGGTTTGGTACCGGAAAGACCATGACACAGCATTCCATTGCCCAGTGGTGTGATGCGGATATCATTGTGTACATAGGCTGTGGTGAGCGTGGTAACGAAATGACCGACGTATTGAGGGAATTTCCTCTGCTTGTAGATCCAAGGACCGGGCAGTCTCTGATGGAGCGGACCATCCTTATCGCCAATACTTCCAATATGCCGGTAAGTGCCCGTGAAGCGAGTATCTATACGGGTATAACGATGGCTGAGTATTATCGCGACCAAGGTTATCATGTGGCGATCATGGCCGACTCAACCAGTCGTTGGGCCGAAGCACTGCGTGAACTCAGCGGCCGTATGGAAGAGATGCCGGCTGAGGAAGGGTTCCCTGCCTACCTGCCTACCCGTATTGCACAGTTCTATGAACGGGCAGGGTATATGCGTAATCTTTCTGGAAGTGATGGTTCGGTCTCCATCATCGGGGCTGTAAGCCCTCCCGGCGGTGATTTCTCAGAGCCGGTAACCCAGCACACAAAGCGATTCGTGCGTTGCTTCTGGGGCTTGGACAGACAGCTTGCAAGTAGCCGTCATTATCCAGCCATCAGCTGGTTGGACTCTTACAGTGAATATCTTGGTGATGTGAAGCAGTGGTGGAATGACCATAGTGATGGGGCATGGCACGAGAACAGGCTTAGGATCATGGACCTATTGCAGAAGGAAGTCCGCCTGCAACAAATTGTCAAGCTTGTTGGTCCCGATGCCCTTCCCGATACCCAGAATTTCATCTTGGAAGTATGTTCTTTGTTCAAAACCGCTTTTCTGCAGCAAAACGCTTTTGATGAAGTAGACCGATACTGCTCGGTGGAAAAACAGGTGAAGATGCTCTCGGTAATCCTTGCTTACTATGAGAAGGGGCTGGAAGCGATCAACAAGGGAGTCCCAATGGTGAAGGTAAGGAGGCTTCGTGCCGTCCAGGAGATGGCAAGAATGCGCCTTACCGTTAAGGGAGATGAGCTTGAGATAATTGACAAGATCCAGCTACGGCTAGAGCGCTCCATTGACCAGATGGGAGGAATTTATGAAAACTAA
- a CDS encoding ATPase yields the protein METTDNRLLSGILEQAEQTAQRKLEDSQRQAARIAEEAQLKVEREIASLRKDHEQKLRSIELKKQANLASAKRKANLRQIDESYQQVLRRVTSLLDASKVAQHLSTWIAEAAIGLDLKEAKVAFSRQCPVKEDHLKEAASLVLEATGAKIALHLDPKPVQGLGVIVSSMDDTVSFNNQVEIRLRRFDRVVRSMIQEHT from the coding sequence ATGGAAACAACTGACAACCGTTTGTTGAGCGGTATCTTGGAACAGGCGGAGCAGACTGCACAAAGAAAGCTTGAGGATTCCCAAAGACAAGCAGCGCGTATTGCAGAGGAAGCACAACTCAAGGTTGAACGGGAGATAGCTTCACTGAGAAAGGACCACGAACAGAAACTCAGAAGTATTGAGTTGAAGAAGCAGGCCAATCTCGCAAGTGCAAAGCGAAAAGCAAATCTCAGGCAGATTGATGAGAGTTACCAACAGGTACTCAGACGCGTAACCTCACTGCTTGATGCCAGTAAGGTTGCTCAACATCTAAGTACATGGATTGCAGAGGCTGCAATTGGTCTGGACCTCAAAGAAGCCAAGGTTGCCTTCTCACGCCAGTGTCCAGTGAAAGAGGACCATCTCAAGGAAGCAGCTTCCTTGGTCCTGGAAGCAACCGGTGCGAAGATTGCCCTGCACCTCGATCCAAAACCAGTGCAAGGCCTTGGTGTAATTGTTTCCTCTATGGACGATACGGTTTCGTTCAACAACCAGGTTGAAATCCGTCTAAGACGGTTCGACCGCGTCGTAAGGTCAATGATTCAGGAACATACATGA
- a CDS encoding V-type ATP synthase subunit F, whose amino-acid sequence MKYFVIGDEDTVLGFSLVGVFGMQATNAQQAKRAWDKAVDDSQNGIIIITDEVANMIRPIVDRFLFSESFPLVVEIPSPRSKEGGTDLRALVNKAIGVAL is encoded by the coding sequence ATGAAATATTTTGTCATCGGTGACGAAGATACCGTACTCGGGTTCTCCCTGGTTGGTGTATTCGGCATGCAGGCGACAAATGCACAACAGGCCAAGCGTGCCTGGGACAAGGCGGTGGATGATTCGCAGAATGGCATCATCATCATCACTGATGAGGTTGCAAATATGATCAGGCCCATTGTGGACCGATTCCTATTCTCTGAATCTTTCCCGCTTGTTGTAGAGATCCCTTCCCCCCGATCAAAGGAGGGAGGCACAGATTTGCGTGCCCTCGTTAATAAAGCGATTGGGGTAGCATTGTAG
- a CDS encoding ATP synthase subunit C, which yields MTNIAFRRKVSMTFVATALLLLASGFIFAPSAYAATTESASRGDYNLALVCFSAALAFGLGALAAGSAIGKVGSAAMGAISERPEIASQALIFIALAEGLVVFGFITSLMILGKV from the coding sequence ATGACCAACATCGCATTCAGAAGAAAAGTTTCGATGACCTTTGTGGCAACAGCGCTCTTGTTGCTTGCCAGCGGCTTCATCTTCGCACCCAGTGCCTATGCGGCAACTACAGAGTCAGCCAGTCGTGGAGACTACAACCTCGCCTTGGTCTGTTTCAGTGCTGCACTGGCATTTGGATTAGGGGCTTTAGCTGCAGGTTCGGCTATTGGCAAGGTTGGTAGTGCCGCCATGGGTGCCATCAGTGAGCGTCCTGAGATTGCAAGCCAGGCCTTGATCTTCATCGCTCTTGCTGAAGGTCTGGTTGTCTTTGGGTTCATCACCAGTTTGATGATCCTCGGAAAGGTATAA
- a CDS encoding V-type ATPase 116kDa subunit family protein, with protein sequence MNLFTRPMKLLTAVVLEQTSDAVVKSLLALGVLDFVYINKLDSGQMEKLSFRQSSVSRSTLQDMRHRVEALLRQGHLAVPTSDVLNVQNLERPQLEAFSKTLDDLTANLLSLKEKQKESNQMVMGLEEMQRYIKEDKGEYLDLRVGQVTKGRSEDLKDKIASFGGLLESVANTDLLISLTLRRDVGQVDPLLEKFGWMESSDVQLQQQAVSMIKEQLKKEHQAALSDREQIEKEVDAMVASQQTQLFAIWANLRLNELSDQIRSYFAYTRNTTLFSGWVPSDQAEVVEQAISQASDGQCVVEWTEARQVPRGEVPVAVSSPKMLAPFQRMVNNYSTPEYGTVNPTIFVMVAYLCMFGLMFADVGQGLVLMLVGLLGKYGYKKNPLKKDGMISRNLTELLIYLGLSAMIFGALFGSYFGLELLPALWFNYEAVVAGHAGDGSLITDVYGILGLTVKFGIIIIYTGLVLNWINLFRKKSYLQLTLDKNGLLGGILFAIGLYMGFAFVESDYSSFPSDPWIAPVITILLILLLIRGFLAYYLSVKQGGQRHDLGAVTMDAVMEWFVDILEIFTGYLSNTLSFMRVAGLGIAHAALMQSFKELSSLADGFGGVMIFILGNILVIVLEGLSSGIQSLRLNYYEFFSRYFTGKGVAYQPVGLKSAPSEQR encoded by the coding sequence ATGAACTTGTTTACACGACCGATGAAACTGCTTACTGCAGTGGTATTGGAGCAGACCAGTGATGCGGTCGTCAAATCCCTGCTCGCTCTTGGTGTTTTGGACTTTGTCTACATCAATAAGCTAGATTCTGGGCAGATGGAAAAACTCTCTTTCCGCCAGAGTTCCGTCAGCCGCTCAACCCTTCAGGATATGCGTCATAGGGTGGAAGCCTTGCTCAGGCAAGGACATCTTGCAGTACCTACCAGTGATGTTCTGAATGTACAAAATCTGGAAAGACCACAATTGGAAGCATTCAGCAAAACGCTGGATGACCTGACTGCAAATTTGCTCTCCTTGAAAGAGAAACAGAAGGAGAGTAACCAGATGGTGATGGGCCTGGAGGAGATGCAGCGCTATATCAAGGAGGACAAGGGAGAATACCTTGACCTCAGGGTAGGGCAGGTCACAAAAGGCAGAAGTGAGGACCTCAAGGATAAGATTGCTTCCTTTGGAGGATTACTGGAGAGTGTTGCGAATACCGACCTTTTAATCAGTCTGACACTCCGTCGTGATGTAGGACAGGTCGATCCACTCCTGGAAAAATTCGGTTGGATGGAATCGAGTGATGTCCAGCTGCAACAACAAGCAGTTTCCATGATCAAGGAACAACTTAAGAAGGAACATCAGGCAGCGCTCTCTGATCGTGAGCAAATCGAGAAAGAAGTTGATGCAATGGTAGCTAGTCAGCAAACCCAGTTGTTTGCCATCTGGGCTAATCTTCGATTGAATGAGCTCAGTGACCAGATTCGCTCTTATTTTGCCTATACCCGCAATACAACACTTTTCTCCGGCTGGGTGCCCTCTGACCAGGCAGAGGTGGTAGAGCAGGCGATTAGCCAAGCAAGCGATGGACAGTGTGTCGTCGAGTGGACCGAGGCTCGTCAGGTTCCCCGGGGCGAGGTACCGGTTGCTGTTTCCAGTCCCAAGATGCTTGCCCCATTTCAGAGGATGGTCAATAACTACAGTACCCCTGAGTATGGAACGGTCAACCCTACCATCTTTGTCATGGTTGCCTATCTTTGTATGTTTGGACTCATGTTTGCCGACGTAGGCCAAGGATTGGTACTTATGCTCGTTGGCTTGCTTGGGAAGTATGGTTATAAAAAGAACCCATTGAAGAAGGATGGGATGATCAGCCGGAACTTGACTGAACTTCTGATTTATCTGGGCCTGTCGGCCATGATCTTTGGTGCGCTATTCGGGAGTTATTTTGGCCTAGAACTCCTGCCTGCACTTTGGTTTAACTATGAGGCAGTGGTAGCAGGACATGCCGGTGATGGTTCGCTTATCACGGATGTGTATGGGATTCTTGGGCTGACTGTCAAGTTCGGTATTATCATCATCTATACCGGCTTGGTGTTGAATTGGATAAATCTTTTCAGGAAAAAATCATATTTACAGCTTACGTTGGACAAGAATGGGTTGCTTGGTGGCATCCTTTTCGCTATAGGGCTCTATATGGGATTTGCCTTCGTGGAGAGCGATTATAGCAGTTTCCCCTCAGATCCTTGGATAGCCCCTGTCATTACCATATTGCTCATCTTACTGTTGATTAGGGGTTTTCTTGCGTACTATCTATCAGTTAAGCAAGGAGGCCAACGCCATGATCTTGGTGCCGTGACCATGGACGCCGTCATGGAATGGTTCGTGGATATCCTGGAGATTTTTACCGGATATCTTTCCAACACACTCTCTTTCATGCGTGTGGCAGGCCTTGGTATTGCCCATGCGGCACTTATGCAGTCCTTCAAGGAACTCTCTTCCTTGGCTGATGGGTTTGGTGGGGTAATGATATTCATCCTTGGAAACATCCTGGTGATTGTCCTGGAGGGATTGAGTTCAGGTATACAGTCCTTGAGGTTGAATTATTACGAGTTTTTCTCTCGGTATTTTACCGGAAAGGGTGTTGCCTATCAGCCAGTTGGGTTGAAGAGCGCCCCATCCGAACAGAGATAG